In Rhodamnia argentea isolate NSW1041297 chromosome 4, ASM2092103v1, whole genome shotgun sequence, the following proteins share a genomic window:
- the LOC115753989 gene encoding probable sucrose-phosphate synthase 1, translating to MAGNDWINSYLEAILDVGPVLDDKKSSLLLRERGRFSPTRYFVEEVITGFDETDLYRSWVKAQATRSPQERNTRLENMCWRIWNLARQKKQLEGEEAQRKAKRRLERERGRREATADMSEDLSEGEKGDAVSDLSTHGDSNRGRLPRISSADTMETWVSQQKGKKLYIVLISLHGLIRGENMELGRDSDTGGQVKYVVELARALGSMPGVYRVDLLTRQVSSPDVDWSYGEPTEMLSPRNSEVISDEMGESSGSYIVRIPFGPRDKYIPKELLWPYIPEFVDGALNHVIQMSKVLGEQVGGGQPVWPVAIHGHYADAGDSAALLSGALNVPMLFTGHSLGRDKLEQLLQQGRLSRDEINTTYKIMRRIEAEELSLDASEIVITSTRQEIDEQWRLYDGFDPMLEKKLRARIKRNVSCYGRFMPRTAIIPPGMEFHNIAPQDGDVDGEMEGNDDHPTTPDPPIWPEIKRFFNNPRKPMILALARPDPKKNITTLVKAFGECRPLRELANLTLIMGNRDGIDEMSSTNATVLLSVLKLIDKYDLYGQVAYPKHHKQSDVPDIYRLAAKTKGVFINPAFIEPFGLTLIEAAAYGLPMVATKNGGPVDIHRVLDNGLLIDPHDQQSIADALLKLVAGKQLWARCRQNGLKNIHLFSWPEHCKTYLSRIASCKPRHPQWQRSEDGLENSESDSPSDSLRDIHDLSLNLKFSLDTEKNEASGNENSVGSEENAADRKNKLENAVMTWSKGVLKDRKTGLVEKSDQNANSSKLPPLRRRKHIFVLAVDCYSRTDLLEITQNVFSSVEKERNEGSVGFILSTSLTISEIQSFLVSGGLSPNDFDAFICNSGSDLFYPSLNSENRPFALDFYYHSHIDYRWGGEGLRKTLVRWAASITDKKAENEAEIVTLAEKLSADYCYTFKVENPGMVPPVKEVRKMMRIQALRSHAIYCQNWTRLNVIPVLASRAQALRYLCVRWGVDLSKMVVFVGECGDTDYEGLLGGLHKSVILKGACGSNSNQFHANRNYPLSDVMPLDSPNIVQTSQDCSSDDIRASLETLGVIKE from the exons ATGGCGGGAAACGACTGGATCAACAGCTACCTGGAGGCGATCCTCGACGTCGGCCCGGTGCTCGACGACAAGAAGTCGTCGCTCCTGCTGAGGGAGAGGGGCAGGTTCAGCCCCACCCGCTACTTCGTCGAGGAGGTCATCACCGGGTTCGATGAGACCGATCTCTATCGCTCCTGGGTTAAG GCCCAAGCGACGAGGAGTCCCCAGGAGAGGAATACTAGGTTGGAGAACATGTGCTGGAGGATTTGGAACCTGGCGCGGCAAAAGAAGCAG CTTGAAGGTGAAGAAGCCCAGAGAAAAGCTAAGCGTCGACTTGAACGTGAAAGGGGTCGCAGAGAAGCAACTGCTGACATGTCTGAGGACTTATCTGAGGGAGAAAAGGGAGATGCTGTCAGTGATTTATCAACTCATGGTGATAGCAACAGAGGCAGATTGCCTAGGATAAGTTCTGCCGATACAATGGAGACATGGGTTAGTCAGCAGAAGGGGAAGAAGCTTTACATTGTACTAATAAG TCTTCATGGCCTGATCCGAGGTGAAAACATGGAGCTTGGCCGTGACTCAGATACTGGCGGTCAG GTCAAGTATGTCGTGGAACTTGCAAGGGCGTTAGGTTCAATGCCAGGTGTTTATCGAGTAGACTTGCTTACTAGACAGGTGTCATCACCAGATGTTGATTGGAGTTATGGCGAACCCACAGAGATGTTGAGTCCAAGAAATTCTGAAGTTATATCAGATGAAATGGGAGAGAGCAGTGGTTCTTATATTGTCCGTATACCTTTTGGACCAAGAGATAAGTATATTCCGAAGGAACTTCTTTGGCCCTACATCCCTGAATTTGTTGATGGGGCGCTCAACCATGTAATACAAATGTCAAAAGTTCTAGGAGAGCAAGTTGGTGGTGGCCAACCAGTGTGGCCCGTTGCCATCCATGGTCACTATGCTGATGCTGGGGACTCCGCTGCTCTTCTATCTGGGGCTCTAAATGTACCAATGCTATTTACTGGTCACTCACTTGGTCGAGATAAGTTGGAACAACTCCTCCAGCAAGGTCGTCTGTCCAGGGATGAAATTAATACAACATACAAGATAATGCGCCGAATAGAGGCAGAAGAATTGTCCCTTGATGCCTCTGAGATAGTAATAACTAGCACTAGGCAGGAGATTGATGAGCAATGGCGCTTGTATGATGGTTTTGATCCGATGTTGGAGAAGAAGCTACGAGCAAGGATTAAGCGCAATGTAAGCTGTTATGGAAGGTTCATGCCGCGCACGGCT ATAATACCTCCAGGAATGGAATTTCATAATATTGCTCCACAAGATGGTGATGTGGATGGGGAGATGGAAGGAAATGACGATCATCCTACTACACCAGATCCACCAATTTGGCCTGAG ATAAAGAGATTTTTCAATAACCCTCGGAAGCCCATGATACTAGCACTTGCGAGGCCAGATCCCAAGAAGAACATCACCACATTGGTCAAAGCATTTGGAGAATGCCGACCATTACGAGAACTGGCTAATCTG ACTCTAATTATGGGTAATAGAGATGGCATTGATGAAATGTCGAGCACAAACGCTACTGTTCTCCTCTCCGTGCTCAAGCTTATTGACAAATATGATCTTTATGGGCAAGTGGCATATCCTAAACACCACAAACAGTCTGATGTTCCCGACATATATCGGCTAGCAGCAAAAACAAAG GGTGTTTTCATCAATCCAGCTTTCATCGAACCATTTGGTCTTACTTTAATAGAG GCAGCAGCTTATGGTTTGCCAATGGTCGCCACAAAAAATGGAGGTCCGGTTGATATTCACAGG GTTCTTGATAATGGCCTTCTTATTGATCCCCATGATCAGCAGTCGATTGCTGATGCTCTTCTAAAGCTGGTGGCGGGTAAACAGCTGTGGGCTAGGTGCCGACAGAATGGACTGAAGAATATACACCTATTTTCGTGGCCAGAGCATTGCAAGACTTACCTCTCTCGCATAGCAAGTTGCAAGCCCAGGCATCCACAGTGGCAAAGAAGTGAGGATGGTCTTGAAAATTCAGAATCTGATTCGCCAAGTGATTCCTTGAGGGATATCCATGATCTGTCCCTAAATTTGAAGTTCTCATTGGACACAGAGAAGAATGAAGCTAGTGGAAATGAGAATTCTGTCGGATCTGAAGAGAATGCAGCAGATAGAAAGAATAAATTAGAGAATGCTGTTATGACATGGTCCAAAGGTGTTTTAAAGGATAGGAAGACGGGTTTAGTGGAGAAATCTGATCAGAATGCCAACTCTTCCAAATTGCCACCCCTTAGGAGGAGAAAGCACATTTTTGTCCTTGCTGTGGACTGTTATTCACGGACAGATCTTCTTGAAATCACACAAAATGTTTTCTCTTCAGTGGAGAAGGAGAGGAATGAAGGCTCTGTCGGATTTATACTGTCAACATCTTTGACAATATCTGAGATTCAGAGTTTTCTAGTTTCCGGGGGTTTGAGTCCTAATGATTTCGATGCATTTATCTGCAATAGCGGTAGTGATCTCTTCTATCCATCTCTCAATTCTGAGAACCGTCCATTTGCACTCGACTTCTATTACCATTCACACATTGATTACCGATGGGGTGGGGAAGGGTTAAGGAAGACTTTGGTTCGTTGGGCAGCTTCTATTACTGACAAGAAGGCTGAAAATGAAGCCGAGATTGTCACTTTGGCAGAGAAGCTCTCCGCCGACTACTGCTACACCTTTAAAGTGGAAAACCCGGGAATG GTTCCCCCAGTTAAGGAGGTGCGGAAGATGATGAGAATTCAGGCTTTACGGTCGCATGCTATTTATTGCCAAAATTGGACCAGGCTGAATGTCATTCCAGTTCTGGCATCTCGTGCCCAAGCACTTAG GTACCTGTGTGTGCGGTGGGGAGTCGACCTATCAAAGATGGTTGTTTTTGTTGGAGAATGTGGTGACACGGATTACGAAGGATTGCTTGGTGGGTTGCACAAGAGTGTTATACTTAAGGGGGCTTGTGGCAGCAACAGCAATCAATTCCATGCCAACAGAAACTATCCTCTTTCAGATGTCATGCCCTTGGACAGCCCAAACATCGTTCAGACATCTCAAGACTGCAGCAGCGATGACATTCGGGCTTCTCTGGAGACTTTAGGAGTCATAAAAGAGTGA